A region of Bacteroidota bacterium DNA encodes the following proteins:
- the mnmH gene encoding tRNA 2-selenouridine(34) synthase MnmH — MQVQVLPINDFLLQMGLKKPLLLDTRSEKEFEKAHLPGAISLPLLNNEQRHIIGTVYKKEGRQAAVLKGFELVGPEFHGKIKFVLKEAKDRQVFLYCWRGGMRSNIMAWLLKMAGLKVVLLEGGYKSFRHWIIEQLNRPLKILILGGKTGSGKTDLLKMMRSRGEQTIDLEQLASHKGSAFGLLGMPPQPMQEHFENLLGMEMHLMNETEIVWLENESRGIGKLIIPNTLFERMRLAKVVELEVSHRERMDRILKEYCIFPKESLAEHTRRIERRLGGQHMKAALAFLEEDQMEKWLEIILGYYDKTYAFSNEKRDQSQIHSLSFSWNEVESGLNNIIQSKNKFQAI; from the coding sequence ATGCAGGTGCAAGTACTACCGATAAATGATTTTTTGTTGCAAATGGGTTTGAAGAAACCATTGCTCCTTGATACCAGGAGTGAAAAGGAATTTGAAAAGGCTCATCTTCCGGGTGCTATTTCGTTGCCCTTGCTTAACAATGAACAACGGCATATTATCGGTACCGTGTATAAGAAAGAAGGGCGTCAGGCGGCAGTGCTGAAAGGCTTTGAATTGGTGGGTCCGGAGTTTCATGGGAAAATCAAGTTTGTTTTAAAAGAAGCAAAAGACAGACAGGTGTTTCTGTACTGTTGGAGAGGAGGAATGCGCAGTAATATCATGGCCTGGCTGTTAAAAATGGCAGGACTGAAAGTGGTCTTGCTTGAAGGTGGGTATAAGTCATTTCGACATTGGATCATTGAACAACTCAATCGACCATTGAAAATATTGATTCTCGGTGGGAAAACAGGAAGTGGAAAAACAGATCTCCTGAAAATGATGCGCAGTCGTGGTGAACAAACCATTGACCTGGAACAATTGGCATCTCACAAGGGCTCTGCTTTTGGCCTATTGGGCATGCCTCCTCAGCCCATGCAGGAACATTTTGAAAACTTATTGGGGATGGAGATGCATCTCATGAATGAAACAGAAATAGTATGGTTGGAGAACGAAAGTCGGGGCATCGGAAAACTGATTATCCCTAACACGTTGTTTGAAAGAATGCGATTAGCCAAAGTAGTAGAGCTGGAGGTGAGTCACCGTGAACGTATGGATAGAATTCTCAAAGAATACTGTATTTTTCCGAAAGAATCTCTGGCTGAACATACCCGCAGAATTGAACGTCGTCTCGGTGGTCAGCATATGAAAGCTGCATTGGCATTTCTGGAGGAAGATCAGATGGAGAAATGGCTGGAGATTATTTTAGGTTATTACGATAAAACCTATGCATTCAGCAATGAAAAACGTGATCAGAGTCAGATCCATTCCTTGTCGTTTAGCTGGAATGAAGTGGAGTCCGGTCTGAATAACATCATTCAATCTAAAAATAAATTCCAGGCCATTTGA
- a CDS encoding MBL fold metallo-hydrolase, which translates to MLKITFLGTGTSQGVPVIACECEVCRSGDEKDKRLRTSILVENEDTTVVIDSGPDFRQQLLRAGVKKLDGLLFTHEHKDHIAGMDDIRAFNYVCNKPVDIYATDRVQHAIKREFHYAFDAIKYPGVPELNLHTIDLNPFKIGSIEFTPILVKHYLLDVLGFRIGNFTYITDAKTIPEDQHSKIYGSEVLVLNALRREPHVSHFTLEEALKMMQHFQPKLGLLTHLSHQMGLHDQIENDLPADVRIAFDGMVLNFN; encoded by the coding sequence TTGCTTAAAATTACATTTCTAGGTACCGGAACCTCTCAGGGTGTTCCTGTTATTGCCTGTGAATGTGAAGTATGCAGGAGTGGAGATGAAAAAGATAAACGGCTGAGGACTTCTATTTTAGTTGAAAATGAGGATACTACTGTTGTTATTGATTCCGGCCCGGATTTCCGACAACAATTATTAAGAGCAGGTGTCAAAAAGCTGGATGGATTATTATTTACCCATGAACACAAGGATCATATTGCGGGGATGGATGATATCCGTGCATTCAACTATGTCTGCAATAAACCGGTTGATATCTACGCCACAGACAGGGTACAACATGCTATCAAACGAGAGTTCCACTATGCTTTTGACGCTATAAAATATCCCGGCGTACCAGAGCTCAACTTACATACCATTGACCTGAATCCCTTCAAAATAGGGAGTATCGAATTCACTCCGATTCTTGTTAAACATTATTTATTGGATGTACTTGGTTTTCGGATCGGGAACTTTACCTATATCACCGATGCCAAAACAATTCCCGAGGATCAACATAGCAAAATCTACGGTTCAGAAGTCCTTGTTTTGAATGCGCTTCGACGTGAACCTCACGTATCGCATTTTACATTGGAGGAAGCATTAAAAATGATGCAGCATTTTCAACCCAAGCTTGGCCTACTGACACATCTGAGTCATCAAATGGGTTTGCATGACCAAATTGAAAATGATTTACCGGCAGATGTGCGTATTGCTTTTGATGGAATGGTTTTAAATTTTAATTGA
- a CDS encoding four helix bundle protein, with amino-acid sequence MLMRTQKMATEVIKFSRIINNSDESYIIKKQMIRSATSVAANYRSVCRARSNNEFYAKLCIVVEEIDETNLWLELIKDTDLSSDQARTLLLKETSELTSILARSKSTYKSRYIN; translated from the coding sequence ATGTTGATGCGAACGCAGAAAATGGCAACTGAAGTCATAAAATTCAGTAGGATTATTAATAACAGTGATGAGTCATATATTATTAAAAAACAAATGATACGTTCTGCCACTTCAGTAGCTGCAAATTATCGTTCTGTTTGCAGGGCAAGGTCAAACAATGAGTTTTATGCTAAGCTTTGTATCGTGGTAGAAGAAATAGATGAAACCAACCTATGGCTGGAACTCATAAAAGACACAGACCTTTCATCAGATCAAGCACGGACTCTCCTATTAAAAGAAACTTCGGAGTTAACCTCAATTCTGGCACGCTCCAAAAGCACTTATAAATCCAGATATATTAATTGA
- a CDS encoding YqgE/AlgH family protein, with amino-acid sequence MKKLSKPVQGSLLISEPFLVDSYFKRAVVLLSEHDDKGTLGFILNKPTDVTLNEAVDDFPEFRVPLYFGGPVEPDTLFYIHTVGHLLEGSKEILNGIFWGGDYEQLKFLIDTKQIRPNQIRFYAGYSGWEPKQLDHELKEKSWLVFKGSKQFTFADDPRSLWSQVLRSMGNEYAILANFPEDPNLN; translated from the coding sequence ATGAAAAAGTTATCTAAACCGGTCCAGGGCAGCCTCCTTATCTCGGAGCCTTTTTTGGTCGACTCTTATTTTAAACGCGCAGTAGTATTACTCAGCGAACATGACGATAAAGGAACGCTGGGGTTCATTCTAAATAAACCAACAGATGTCACTTTAAACGAAGCGGTAGATGATTTCCCTGAGTTTCGAGTACCTCTCTATTTTGGAGGTCCCGTTGAACCCGATACCCTCTTCTATATCCATACAGTAGGTCACTTGCTGGAAGGATCAAAAGAAATATTGAATGGAATTTTCTGGGGAGGTGATTATGAACAATTGAAATTCTTAATCGACACCAAACAAATCCGTCCTAATCAAATAAGATTCTATGCCGGCTATTCGGGCTGGGAACCCAAACAACTGGACCATGAGTTAAAAGAAAAATCATGGCTGGTCTTTAAAGGAAGTAAACAATTCACCTTCGCCGATGATCCTCGCTCTTTATGGAGTCAGGTGCTCCGAAGTATGGGCAATGAATACGCCATACTCGCGAACTTTCCGGAGGATCCGAATCTGAATTAA
- a CDS encoding metallophosphoesterase: protein MLTDDIFRGARWAFEKMFNSPKEAGESLGVIPDNAITRSDFLIKTGLVLGSLPFMSLIYGMVRGAYDYQVKNIKLTLPHLPAAFQGYKIVQISDLHVGSFVSTSPLEEAVRIINEQQADIILFTGDLVNNKSEELNIHKPALSKLKARQGIYSTLGNHDYGDYVAWDSDQAKVDNLNTLIKGHKEMGWDILMDEHRHIEKDGERITLIGVQNYSMHLRFPKYGSLPLATKDIDYSDFNILLSHDPSHWRGEVLKDFKNIHLMLAGHTHGFQFEWNCRFSNGVRCSMCTKNGRAYTLKDISIST from the coding sequence TTGTTGACAGATGATATCTTCAGAGGGGCAAGATGGGCTTTTGAGAAGATGTTTAATTCGCCAAAAGAGGCCGGTGAGTCCTTGGGTGTGATACCTGACAATGCCATTACACGATCTGATTTTTTAATCAAAACAGGATTAGTGCTCGGCTCCTTACCGTTCATGTCATTGATTTATGGAATGGTGCGTGGCGCCTATGATTATCAGGTCAAGAACATCAAACTCACGTTGCCCCATCTCCCTGCAGCATTTCAGGGATATAAAATTGTACAAATTTCAGACTTACACGTGGGTAGTTTTGTTAGCACTTCTCCCCTCGAAGAGGCGGTGAGAATTATCAACGAACAACAAGCAGATATCATTCTTTTTACGGGCGATCTGGTGAATAATAAATCGGAGGAACTGAATATACATAAACCTGCACTCTCAAAACTTAAAGCACGTCAGGGAATTTATTCTACGCTGGGTAACCACGACTATGGTGACTACGTTGCCTGGGATTCAGATCAGGCAAAGGTGGATAACCTGAATACGCTGATAAAAGGGCATAAGGAGATGGGATGGGATATCCTGATGGATGAACATCGCCACATTGAAAAAGACGGAGAGCGAATAACCCTGATTGGTGTGCAGAATTACAGTATGCATCTTCGTTTTCCCAAGTATGGGAGTTTACCCCTGGCGACAAAGGATATCGACTATAGCGATTTCAATATTTTGCTTTCTCATGATCCCAGTCACTGGAGAGGAGAAGTCTTGAAGGATTTTAAAAATATTCACCTGATGCTGGCCGGACATACCCATGGCTTTCAGTTTGAGTGGAATTGCCGTTTTTCAAATGGAGTCCGGTGCAGTATGTGTACAAAGAATGGGCGGGCTTATACACTGAAGGACATCAGCATCTCTACGTGA
- a CDS encoding NAD(P) transhydrogenase subunit alpha, with product MENILNLISEHREMIYFVVLSVFVGVEVIGGVPTVLHTPLMSGANAIHGVVIVGAIYVMLNVDATNIAALILGFLAVLLGTLNVVGGFVVTDRMLEMFKKK from the coding sequence ATGGAAAATATATTAAATCTTATCTCAGAACACCGTGAAATGATCTACTTCGTTGTCCTCTCCGTTTTCGTAGGTGTTGAAGTGATCGGAGGTGTTCCAACGGTTTTGCATACGCCATTGATGAGCGGTGCAAATGCTATACATGGAGTCGTAATTGTTGGAGCCATCTACGTGATGCTGAATGTGGACGCGACAAATATCGCTGCCTTGATTCTTGGCTTCTTAGCCGTATTGCTTGGTACCTTAAATGTAGTGGGCGGATTTGTGGTAACAGACCGTATGCTGGAGATGTTTAAGAAAAAATAA
- the selD gene encoding selenide, water dikinase SelD produces MSETVKLTQFSHGYGCGCKIAPAVLDEILKGNETTTSFPGLLVGNDSRDDAAVLEIGNGLALVSTTDFFMPIVDDPFEFGRIAATNAISDIYAMGGKPNLAIAILGWPVDKLSPEIAGRVVAGGRSVCEDAGIPLAGGHSIDSPEPIFGLAVNGIVHTDKLLRNDTAQQGDILFLTKPLGVGIITTAEKMGKAGAADVKAAIRSMTTLNRIGERLGEITGVHAVTDVTGFGLFGHLLEMARGSGLAAELNIKAIPEIPGLDIYMDQFTIPAITYRNWNSYGHLIQEIGARELHLGCDPQTSGGLLIAIAESQVDELIRLMKEYKIPETCMQPIGRMITQSGEKWVEIV; encoded by the coding sequence ATGTCAGAAACAGTGAAGTTGACGCAGTTCAGTCACGGCTATGGTTGCGGATGTAAAATAGCTCCTGCAGTACTGGATGAAATTTTAAAAGGAAATGAAACAACTACCTCTTTTCCCGGATTGCTGGTGGGCAATGATAGTCGCGACGATGCAGCAGTTCTTGAAATAGGTAATGGTCTGGCTTTAGTCAGCACAACAGATTTCTTTATGCCTATTGTTGATGACCCCTTCGAATTCGGTCGCATTGCAGCAACCAATGCGATCTCTGATATCTATGCAATGGGAGGGAAGCCGAACCTGGCCATTGCTATTTTAGGCTGGCCGGTGGATAAACTTTCTCCGGAAATTGCCGGTCGTGTAGTGGCAGGAGGCAGATCAGTTTGTGAAGATGCAGGTATCCCTCTGGCAGGTGGACATAGTATTGATAGTCCGGAACCCATTTTTGGTTTAGCCGTGAACGGGATAGTACATACCGATAAATTACTCCGTAACGATACAGCACAACAGGGAGACATCCTTTTCCTCACCAAACCATTGGGAGTAGGTATCATCACCACTGCGGAAAAGATGGGGAAGGCCGGTGCAGCCGATGTAAAAGCTGCCATAAGGTCCATGACAACATTGAACAGAATAGGAGAGCGTCTGGGCGAGATTACGGGGGTGCATGCCGTTACAGATGTCACCGGTTTCGGGTTATTCGGACACTTGCTGGAGATGGCCAGAGGAAGCGGACTAGCAGCGGAACTTAACATTAAAGCCATTCCTGAAATTCCGGGACTGGATATTTATATGGATCAATTTACCATACCTGCTATCACCTACAGAAACTGGAACAGTTACGGACATCTCATTCAAGAAATCGGTGCCCGGGAATTGCATCTCGGCTGCGACCCTCAAACCAGCGGTGGATTACTCATTGCTATCGCAGAAAGTCAGGTCGATGAATTGATAAGACTGATGAAAGAATATAAAATTCCAGAGACCTGTATGCAGCCCATTGGAAGAATGATCACCCAATCCGGTGAAAAGTGGGTAGAGATTGTGTAA
- a CDS encoding IS4 family transposase, translating into MDNENVSEAELISSLTKRCKRNVQGKDVLVIQDSSSYGLGHLKESIEEDSGLGLVGNKMGLGFLTHISLVLDAQTEDLLGYSDVQLWHRKEDKSNNTTRIYKQQPIEEKESYKWIKASESSKAILSEAATITIIEDREGDIYDQFCTVPDDRTDLIIRSRSDRKLADGSSMDETIKKSKSLGQLSIPIIKDLRKQKIARIAQAEIKVCKVELERPHGKYINKELPKSKELFVVNVQEKSNVKIKDPIHWRILTTIEVRTGEDAEKIIERYKQRWYIEQLFRLTKKQGFKIEQTQLKNGWGIRKLYLLVLAAALKVMQLYLAYGVEKSQPITNVFDEKEIECLEKIEQKLKVTEATTNPYSPKVLAWASWIIGRLGGWKGNPNQRPPGPIILLKGVEKFENIYEGWKLASNYT; encoded by the coding sequence TTGGATAATGAAAACGTTAGTGAGGCAGAGCTCATCAGTTCTCTAACGAAACGATGTAAAAGAAATGTTCAAGGAAAAGATGTATTAGTAATTCAAGATAGTAGTTCTTATGGTTTAGGGCATCTAAAGGAAAGCATAGAAGAAGATAGCGGTTTAGGATTAGTTGGCAACAAAATGGGGTTAGGCTTTTTAACTCATATTAGCTTGGTACTTGATGCCCAAACTGAAGATTTGTTGGGCTATTCCGATGTACAATTATGGCATCGAAAAGAAGATAAGTCAAACAATACAACACGGATTTATAAGCAACAACCCATTGAAGAAAAGGAGTCCTATAAGTGGATAAAAGCGAGTGAAAGCTCAAAAGCTATATTATCAGAAGCAGCAACAATCACGATAATAGAAGATCGTGAAGGTGACATTTATGATCAGTTTTGCACTGTGCCGGATGACCGGACTGATTTAATAATTAGAAGCAGAAGTGACAGGAAACTTGCAGATGGAAGTTCAATGGATGAAACCATTAAAAAGTCAAAGTCGCTCGGTCAATTATCCATTCCGATAATTAAAGATTTAAGAAAACAAAAGATTGCAAGGATAGCACAAGCCGAAATTAAAGTATGCAAAGTAGAGTTAGAACGACCACATGGGAAATATATTAACAAGGAATTACCAAAGTCAAAAGAGTTATTTGTAGTAAATGTTCAGGAAAAAAGTAATGTAAAAATAAAGGATCCGATACACTGGCGAATTCTCACTACAATTGAAGTACGAACAGGTGAAGATGCAGAGAAAATCATTGAACGTTATAAACAAAGATGGTATATTGAACAGTTGTTTCGATTGACTAAGAAGCAAGGATTTAAAATAGAGCAAACCCAACTTAAAAATGGATGGGGTATTAGAAAACTCTATCTGTTGGTGTTGGCAGCTGCACTAAAAGTGATGCAACTCTACCTTGCATATGGAGTGGAAAAAAGCCAGCCCATAACAAACGTCTTCGACGAGAAAGAAATAGAATGCTTGGAAAAAATCGAGCAAAAATTAAAAGTAACTGAAGCCACAACAAACCCATATTCTCCTAAAGTACTAGCATGGGCATCATGGATAATAGGAAGATTGGGTGGTTGGAAAGGAAATCCAAATCAAAGACCACCAGGCCCAATTATATTACTAAAAGGCGTAGAAAAATTTGAGAATATTTATGAAGGATGGAAATTGGCTTCAAATTACACTTAA